A stretch of Natator depressus isolate rNatDep1 chromosome 2, rNatDep2.hap1, whole genome shotgun sequence DNA encodes these proteins:
- the CEBPD gene encoding CCAAT/enhancer-binding protein delta, which yields MSAAALYSLDSPACYRNWSLEPANFYDTKTGGGGLSPSCKPGSGGMSAEEQGGGSSSSSLAELSAAAPAMYEDESAIDFSSYIDSMSAVPNLELCNDELFADLFNSNHKAERGGDYGEYLPPAGRDPAKDFGGALLGGEPRPGSSSAPRAALKREPDWSDRDLSASLLPSQVATCAQTIMNLSGQPTPPTSPEPAGSSSPSSCSTRSPSSSSSCGQGAAAGKERSGKKWVDRFSPEYRQRRERNNIAVRKSRDKAKRRNQEMQQKLLELSAENEKLHKKIEQLSRDLTSLRHFFKQLPGASFLQPGSGTDCR from the coding sequence ATGAGCGCCGCCGCCCTGTACAGCCTGGACTCCCCGGCATGCTACAGGAACTGGTCCCTGGAGCCGGCCAACTTCTACGACACTAAGACGGGCGGCGGCgggctgagcccctcctgcaAGCCCGGGAGCGGCGGCATGAGCGCCGAGGAGCAggggggcggcagcagcagcagcagcctggccgAGCTGAGCGCCGCCGCCCCGGCCATGTACGAGGACGAGAGCGCCATCGACTTCAGCTCCTACATCGACTCCATGTCGGCGGTGCCCAACCTGGAGCTGTGCAACGACGAGCTCTTCGCCGACCTCTTCAACAGCAACCACAAGGCGGAGCGGGGCGGCGACTACGGCGAGTACCTGCCGCCGGCGGGCCGCGACCCCGCCAAGGACTTCGGCGGCGCCCTGCTGGGTGGCGAGCCTCGGCCCGGCTCCTCCTCCGCCCCGCGGGCCGCCCTGAAGCGGGAGCCGGACTGGAGCGACAGGGACCTCTCCGCCTCCCTGCTGCCCTCGCAGGTCGCCACCTGCGCCCAGACCATCATGAACCTGAGCGGGCAGCCCACGCCGCCCACCTCGCCCGAGCCCGCGGGCAGCAGCTCGCCGTCCAGCTGCAGCACCAGGTCCCCCTCATCGTCCTCCTCCTGCGGGCAGGGGGCGGCGGCGGGCAAAGAGCGGAGCGGCAAGAAGTGGGTGGACAGGTTCAGCCCCGAGTACCGGCAGCGCCGGGAGCGCAACAACATCGCCGTGCGCAAGAGCCGCGACAAGGCGAAGCGCCGCAACCAGGAGATGCAGCAGAAGCTGCTGGAGCTGTCGGCCGAGAACGAGAAGCTGCACAAGAAGATCGAGCAGCTGAGCCGGGACTTGACCAGCCTCCGGCACTTCTTCAAGCAGCTGCCTGGCGCCTCCTTCCTGCAGCCCGGCTCGGGCACCGACTGCCGGTAA